The genomic segment TCTTCAATTCAGTCAATCGTTTACATACAAAATAATTACTACCCTTATTCCTCTACTACCATATTATAAACCTTTAAGGGTTGTCCTTTTAATATTCTTACCTAAAATACAAACCCATACCAAATCTCTTTATAATTTTTTATCAACCTTATATAGTGATTTAGGCATCTTACATTCATTAAATGACCAAACTATACACATTGATGATGAAGCTTTCGCCACTGCCGATACACCAGAACAAGTTATTGAAGCTACTTTTTCTAATATTAAATTTTTCAT from the Clostridium sp. CM027 genome contains:
- a CDS encoding cyclic lactone autoinducer peptide, with amino-acid sequence MKNLILEKVASITCSGVSAVAKASSSMCIVWSFNECKMPKSLYKVDKKL